The DNA window CGGCGATCAGCATGGGAATGGACCAGAACAGCCGTTTCGTCAGGTAGGCCAGCATCGTCCATCAGGCTCCGTCGGAGGAATGAAAGTTGGGGGAAGGGCATCTCGGCCCTCCCCCCGTGTGTATCACTTCTTGAAGTAGAGCTGCGCCGGCTGGAAGTTGCCTTCGTTGCGCAGTACTTCCTCGTTGGTGAAGCCCTTCGGGAAGTTTCCGAGCTTGGCGTTGACGATCACCGGCGCCGCGCCCTCGCCGACCAGACCGATCATGTAGACCTGCCCCTTGAGGTCGGTGATCATGTCCTGGACGTGCTTGTGCGCCTCATCAAGCGTCGGTGCGCTGGCAGCAGCCTCCCAATCCGCCCAAACCTTGCGGATCGGATGGTCCTTCGGCGGCTCGACGCCATCGGCACCCTTGGTGTTCCACCACTTGTAGTAGTTCTCGGCATAAGATTCGTGGCCGAGAACCAGCGTCGGATCGGCCGACACCTGCAGCATGCGGTCGGCATAGGTATAGAACAGGTCGAAGTCGCCGTTCTTGAACTTCTGCGTCGCCATGTCTTCCTGCTCGATACGGATCAGGATTTCGATGCCGATGGATTCCCAGTTCTTGCGCAGCAGCTCGAGCGTCTGCGGCGGCAGGTCATCCTGCACGGCTTCAAGCGTCAGCGAAAGACGCTTGCCGTCCGGCCCAAGACGGAACTTGCCGTCCTTCTTGGTCAGGCCGATCTCGTCGAGCAGGGCGTTGGCCTTCTTCTTGTCGTGCTTCACCCACTTGCCGGCGAATTCCTTGTCGAAGAAGGGCGAGGCGGTCACAGGCGCAGCCTGGCGAGGCGTGGTGAGACCCGAGTAGACCACTTCGTTGATGGCATCGCGGTCAACAGCGATGCTCAACGCCTCGCGGAACTTCGGATCGTTGAACAGCTTGTTCTTGATCGGATCTGCGCTGGCGATATTCGGCATCACCGCGACGTTCTCGCCGCCCTTGGAAACCTCAACCTTGTAGCCGCCCTTGGCCTCGTTCTGCTTATAGAGCGGGAAGTCTGTCGCCGGCACGAAGCGCGACTGCATGTCGACCTGGCCCTGGACGATCATCAGGTTCATCGCCTGCTGATCCTGGAACACCTTGCTCTCGATCTTGTCGATATAGGGCAACTGGTTGCCGGCCTTGTCGACGGCCCAGTAGTATGGGTTGCGCTCCATGACGATGGTGTCAGCCGGCGGCGGCGTCACCATGCGATAGGCGGTGATCACCGGATAATCCGGATTCAGCCACCACGACTGGATCGGCCCCTTCTCACCCCAGAGATCGACCCAGCTCTTGACGCCCTTGTCGGTGGCGATCTTGGCCAGCTCGTCGGCGCTCACATACTTCGGGTGATACTTCTTCATATAGTGGGCCGGCACTAGGAACGAGGTGCGATCGAGGCCCGGCTTGCCCGTGCCATCCTTGGCGACGATCTCGGGGAACAGCGCGTAGGGCTTGGCGAAGGTGACCGTGAAGGTCTGGGCATCCTTGATGGTGACAACGAGCGGCTTGCCGTCGGCCATCAACGTCGACGGAATATTCGGCGTCAGGTCGGTGTTGAGGAAGACATCCTCGTACCAGAAGCGAACGTCATCGGTGGTCACCGGCTCGCCATCCGACCACTTGAGCCCCTTGAGCAGCGTGAAGGTGAACTCGGTCGAGTTATCGTTGACGGTGTAGGACTCGATGAAGCGCGGCTTCAGAACCGTCTTGCCGTCGACGTCCTGCATGAACTTCACGACCCGCTCTTCCATCAGCTTGGTCGTGCCCCAGCGATCGCCGATGCCCTTGTAGGCGCGATGCAGCGTGCCGCCATAAGTGCCGACCTCACCGAATACATCCATCACCGCCGGCTTTTCCGGCAGGCGCTGGTCGACCGGCGGCAATTTGCCCGCCTTAACAAGATCGTCGAGCATCGGCGACTGATTGAAGGCCAGCGCGGACGACGCCACACCAACGAGGAGAAGCGATGCAAGCGCGCCCCTGGTGGCATGGCGGAAAAGCGGAAGGCTGAAAGACATGCGAGTTCTCCTCTTCACGTTACGTTTGGCTCGATACGCCTACGGTTCGCACCGCCCGCGATCATCGATCGCGAGCGTTCTTACATGACGACAAGCACCCTCCCGTGAGGGGGCAAATCGAAAGTCTGAACCTCTCCATCCCGTCCGGCCGCCTCCGGCATTTGTGCCTTGAATTTTTTCAAGTACACGGCTCATGCCTCGGCCGGAACTATGCGCCGTTCTATTTTGTGCGGCTGCCTTTTTGTCCCGTGTATAAAACGCAGTATGTTGTGGCCTTCGTCACTAGGCAATATAAAAAAATTTTTATTTTCATCGACTTTGGTACCGATATAGGCACCTGAAATGCATGCTTTCGGCCGGTGTATCTTGATTTTATCCACCCTGAGTAGCGCACCTAGACCAACACTCAATCAGACTCAACGACAGCTTCGATCATAGAAAAAATTTGGTTTTCTATTTGATTTTATTATATTTTATTTCCCTGGCTCGTTAGACCACCTCGGCAGATCGACGCGATGCACAGCGCGTCAAAGTTGCTCTCGAAGCCAGTGCGTCCTCTCACTCAGAAACAAATTTGAAAATTTTCAATTTCGAGTTTGATTTCCTGTCTTGGTGCCCCTCCTTTGGTGCAGGCTTGACACCAACTCGAATTCCATTGATCTCTGCTGGGGCGTTCGGCATTTCTTTAGGGCAGGCCAAAGAAGAGACGCCATGTCGGAAAAAAATTTCAATATTTGCGATCGGATCGCCGCTCTGGCACTCGATGCCTACAGTCGTCCGATCAGCCTTGGCGAGGCGCTTGACCTATGGGCGCTGTCGCCGATCCGCGAGCAGCCTTTCCAGGGAGAGCCGGGGCTGCTCGTCGATCCTCAGAACTATCGTTTCGTCAATGGTTTCGTCGGCGTAGGCGACCTTCCCTGCCGGACGGCGTTCCGCTCCACCATGATCGGTCGCGACGTGCCGTTCGACGATCAGTGGCCGGTCAGCCATCTGCGCCTGCCGGATGCTGGTACGCGCATCGACTTTTCAGAGTTCTGGTACCGCCCGACCCACCTTTCGCGCTGGGCCGCGACCATCCTCGATATGCCCAAGGCAATCGAAGCCGCCTTCCGTCTCACCACCAACGGCGGCGTCCGCCTGTTCGTTGACGGCAAGGAGATTGTCCGATTTGAGCCATTCCGGCGCAACCGATCGGAAAGCGTCGATGTTCGGCTGCCGCTGGCGGCTGGCCTCAATCAGGTCATGGTGTTCACGGAAGACCTCGCGGAACGCGATACCGACTGGTTCTTCGAACTGGTCCGTCTCGACGACGCTCCGATCGTTGCGCGCTTGCCGATGAATGTTGGCGCCGCCGGGATCGGTGACGTCCAACGCCTCGCTGCCAGCGTACGGCCGGAGTTCGGGCTCAATATCGACCGCCCCTTCGCCCTGTTGTTCGACAATAGCGTTGGTGCCGATGTCGCCGTGCGCGTTGTCATCGGCAATCACGTCCATGAGCGATATGTCGTCCTTGAGCGCGATCTTCGTCTTGAGGCCGGAGAGCGACGCCTCGAGATCTGTCCGGCCGGCGCGATCATCGACGGGATGTATCGCGTCGTCGTCCAGTTCCACGTGGGCGGCGCGGTCGTCGAAAAGGTGATCGAAGGCGCCTTCCTGTCATCACTGACGCCACGGCCGGCGCTTTCCAGCATTGCCGAACGCAAGACAGAGGCATCGCGTTGGTTCGCGCAAAATGGCGAGCTTCTGGTCGGTCGCGTGCTGGCCATGCTGCACTCGGGCGAGGTTGATCCGCCCGTGATGCGCGCGATCCTTGAACGCACCATCGATTTCATCGTCAATCGAGAAGACTGCTCCGACTTCTGGATGGTGCCGTTGCTGTGGATCTGGCGCGATTATCGCGACCAGTTGCCCGAAGACCTGCGGCAAGCCGTGAAGGATGCGATCCTCGGCTATCGTTACTGGGTGGATGAACCCGGCAACGACGCCATGTGGTTCTGGAGCGAGAACCACGTGCTCTGCTTCCATGTGGCGCAGCATGTGGCAGGCCACCTCTTCCCCGACGAGCGTTTCGCCAATTCGGGCCGCAGCGGGCGCGATCAAGAGCGAGAAGGCGCCGAGAAGCTCGCACTCTGGTTCGATTCGATTGAGCGCGAAGGCCTCGCCGAATGGAACTCATCGGCCTATTACCCGATCGATTTCATTGGTTTGCTGGGCCTTCAGCATATGGCAGGCTCGCCTTTGAAGGCGCGTGCCGCCAGTATGCTCGACCGAATCTGTCAGATGGTGGCGTTGCACACCACTGCCGGCGTTCCCGGCGGCTCTCAGGGGCGCGCCTACAACAAGGAACTCCTCGGCGGTCCGCTCACCGAACTGGTGTCGATCGTCCGCATCGCCTTCGGTCCCGGGTGGCTCAACCACGGCGTCACCGCGCCGCCCATGTTGGCGGCCAGCGACTACGAGCCGCCGGCTAGCGCCATCGCCTTCGCCGATCCCGGTGAAGGGCAGTCGCTCGAAGCCCGCTACACGCAGGGTCTTGATCACACCGCCAGGCTGGTGGTCTACCGAACGCGGGATGCGCAGCTGTCGTCGGTGATCGACCACAATACCGGACGCCACGGACATCAACAGCACGTGGTCGACGTTCAGCTGTCCGGCCACCCACTGGCGCGTCTGTTCGTCAACCACCCCGGCGAGGAAGATCCCTCCGGCAGTCACCGCCCCTCCTTTTGGGCTGGCAACGGCGTGTTGCCGCGCGTCGGGCAGTTGCTCGACGTGTCGATGCTCGTCTTCGATCTCGGCGACGATCGCATTGGCTGGACGCATGGCTATTTCGGCCGCGAGGGCATGGACGACATAGAGCGCTTCGGCGACTGGCTGCTTGTCCGCTCCGGCAAGGGGGCCGCCGCCCTATTCGCCGCCAACGGCCTCTATCCGATCGAAACCGGGCCAACCGCCGATCACGAAGTCCGCTCCGATGGTCGGCGCAACGGCTGGATTGTGGCGATCGGCCAGAGCTTTGCCGAGCTTAAGGCCCGCGTCGGAACCGCCGACGTGCGCTTCAATGCTGAGGACCTCCGGCTCGACCTAAAGCTGCCTGACCGCCCGATGCTGACCCTGTCGCACACCGATGGCCTCAGCTTCGACGGCCGGCCGCGGCCGTTCAGCCATTTCATCTCGGCGCCGACGCTGACCTTCCACAGTGCCCAGCCCGCGATTTGCAACCTTTCCCCCTTCCTTTCCGCCTGAAAGTCCGACCATGCCTGCCAGTGAGAAAATTGCCGAGACGCTACAAATGGTCGCGCTTGGTCTTTGCCGCCTGAAGGGTATCGGCGAAGGTCTCGCCCCCGTTGACGGCAAGGTGAAAATACAGTTCGACGAGTGGGACTGGGAGGTCGGCGTCGGCCTCTACGGCTTCTACAAACAAGCCATTCTCAATGACGATAAGGCGGCGATCGATGCGCTTGTCGATTGGTTCGACTGGCAGATCGGACGCGGGCTGCCGCCGCGCCAGATCAACTCGACCGCGCCCATGCTGCCGCTGGTCATGCTGCTCGGCCATGTCGACCGGCCGGCTTTCCGCGACCTCGTGGAGGATTGGGCCGACTGGCTGGTCAATTCGCTGCCGAAGACCGAGGACGGCGGCTTTCAGCACGTGGTCAAGGAACGACTCAACGAGGGCGAACTCTGGGACGACACGCTGTTCATGGCCTGTCTGTTCCTCGCCCGCGCCGGCAAGGTGTTCGGTCGCCAGGATTGGATCGACGAGGCGGTCTATCAGTTCCTGATCCACGCCCGCTATCTGGCCGATCCGGTTTCAAGCCTCTGGTATCACGGCTGGACATTCAACGGCCGGCACAATTTCGCCCAGGCATTCTGGGGGCGCGGCAACGCCTGGATTACCGTTGCCATTCCCGAATTGTTCGAACTGATCGACGCAGTGCCGGAGCCGGCCGCCCGCTACCTGAAGCGCGTCTACGTGGCACAGGTCGAAGCGCTCGCCGCCCTGCAGCGGCCCGACGGCATGTGGACGACATTGCTCATCGATCCCTCTTCGCCGATCGAGACGTCGGCGACCGCCGGCTTCGCCTACGGCATGCTGCGCGGCATCGACCTCGGGCTGATCGGAGAGGAACTGCGGACCACTTGCGATCGCGCCATAGCGGCGGTGCTGCAACGCATCGATGCGGCCGGAATCGTCCGCGAGGTATCCGACGGCACCGCCATGGGGCACGATCTCGAGCATTATCTCAAAATCGGCAATGTCGCCGCGCCCTATGGTCAGGCTTTGGTGATGCTGCTGCTCGTTGAGATTTTGAAGGGCAATGATGCCATCAGCCGGAAAGTGGCCGTACCGTCGCCCGCTGAATAAGCCGGCAGCCGATTTCGACCTTCAGTGCCGCGCGAGCCGGGTTGTTGGCAAGGATGTGCAGCTCGATGAGGTTGAGAGCTATCGCGCCAAACTGGTCCAGTGGCACGTGCACGGTGGTCAGCGGCGGCCGGGAGAGTTCGCCCAGCATGATGTCGTCGAAGCCAATGATCGAGACATCGTCCGGCACCTTGACACCACGCCGCTCGAAGGCACGCAGAGCACCGAGCGCCAGATTGTCCGAGGCGCAAAAGATGGCCGTTGCTCCTCGGAGGCCGCCATCGCGGTCGAGCAGGCGATCGACTTCGGCCTCGGCGTGTTCCGGCTCGAAACTCGCAGCCCTAACGATCGCGTCCTCAGGGATGGGCAGATTGAATTCGCGGAACGCGTCGAGAAAACCATCCTGGCGGTGCCGGATGGTCTGTCGGCCGTCCCAGGTCATGTGAAGGACGTGGCGATGGCCGAGTTGCAGCAGATGGCGCGTCGCTTCCAGGGCGGCAAAGCGATTGGCCGGCACCACCGTGTCGACCGACATCGAAGGGTCCTCGCCGTTGACCAGCACGGCTGCGACGTCAAGACCGCCGATCGCCTGCAACAGGTCGGGCCGATCATCGGTGAACAGCACCAGACCCTGCGGCGTCTCGGTGCGCAACGTTTCGCGGATGGCGGAGATCTGAACCGTTCGGCCGACGCCAACGACGGGGATCACCCGGATGGAGCGACGATCGCATTCCTGGCGCAGGCTATTGAGGATCGCCACCGTGAACAGGTTGGTGTCGATCTGGGGCGTGGCATCCTCCGGGATCGCCAAAAGCAGATC is part of the Pleomorphomonas sp. PLEO genome and encodes:
- a CDS encoding ABC transporter substrate-binding protein, producing MSFSLPLFRHATRGALASLLLVGVASSALAFNQSPMLDDLVKAGKLPPVDQRLPEKPAVMDVFGEVGTYGGTLHRAYKGIGDRWGTTKLMEERVVKFMQDVDGKTVLKPRFIESYTVNDNSTEFTFTLLKGLKWSDGEPVTTDDVRFWYEDVFLNTDLTPNIPSTLMADGKPLVVTIKDAQTFTVTFAKPYALFPEIVAKDGTGKPGLDRTSFLVPAHYMKKYHPKYVSADELAKIATDKGVKSWVDLWGEKGPIQSWWLNPDYPVITAYRMVTPPPADTIVMERNPYYWAVDKAGNQLPYIDKIESKVFQDQQAMNLMIVQGQVDMQSRFVPATDFPLYKQNEAKGGYKVEVSKGGENVAVMPNIASADPIKNKLFNDPKFREALSIAVDRDAINEVVYSGLTTPRQAAPVTASPFFDKEFAGKWVKHDKKKANALLDEIGLTKKDGKFRLGPDGKRLSLTLEAVQDDLPPQTLELLRKNWESIGIEILIRIEQEDMATQKFKNGDFDLFYTYADRMLQVSADPTLVLGHESYAENYYKWWNTKGADGVEPPKDHPIRKVWADWEAAASAPTLDEAHKHVQDMITDLKGQVYMIGLVGEGAAPVIVNAKLGNFPKGFTNEEVLRNEGNFQPAQLYFKK
- a CDS encoding glycoside hydrolase family 105 protein encodes the protein MPASEKIAETLQMVALGLCRLKGIGEGLAPVDGKVKIQFDEWDWEVGVGLYGFYKQAILNDDKAAIDALVDWFDWQIGRGLPPRQINSTAPMLPLVMLLGHVDRPAFRDLVEDWADWLVNSLPKTEDGGFQHVVKERLNEGELWDDTLFMACLFLARAGKVFGRQDWIDEAVYQFLIHARYLADPVSSLWYHGWTFNGRHNFAQAFWGRGNAWITVAIPELFELIDAVPEPAARYLKRVYVAQVEALAALQRPDGMWTTLLIDPSSPIETSATAGFAYGMLRGIDLGLIGEELRTTCDRAIAAVLQRIDAAGIVREVSDGTAMGHDLEHYLKIGNVAAPYGQALVMLLLVEILKGNDAISRKVAVPSPAE
- a CDS encoding LacI family DNA-binding transcriptional regulator yields the protein MKAGIKEIAQQAGVAISTVSHVLNGTAPFSKDVRDRVIRAARQLGYLEKRRVRASISALSDLLLAIPEDATPQIDTNLFTVAILNSLRQECDRRSIRVIPVVGVGRTVQISAIRETLRTETPQGLVLFTDDRPDLLQAIGGLDVAAVLVNGEDPSMSVDTVVPANRFAALEATRHLLQLGHRHVLHMTWDGRQTIRHRQDGFLDAFREFNLPIPEDAIVRAASFEPEHAEAEVDRLLDRDGGLRGATAIFCASDNLALGALRAFERRGVKVPDDVSIIGFDDIMLGELSRPPLTTVHVPLDQFGAIALNLIELHILANNPARAALKVEIGCRLIQRATVRPLSG